Within Ictalurus furcatus strain D&B chromosome 3, Billie_1.0, whole genome shotgun sequence, the genomic segment ATAGTATCAACTCTGTTCAGACCCCTCTATTGTTGAGTTTTTTTAAGGACATCCTATTTTTATCATTAAAGATATAGTACATTCCCATTAATTCTCCTTGAATACGCATATTTATGATTcttcataatattttatatgtttattatatatatatatatatatatatatatatatatatatatatatatatatatatatatatatatatatgaatgatatTTCTACCCTGATGTTTAAAGACAAATATACCACAAATGCAAATATAACCAAATCTGTTCAATGAAATTATTGACTGTGAATTTCAGGATGAAATTTTCCCCCAAATCTTTGGTAAAACTCAGTTTCTGCCACTGATCGTGTCTATCACCTCTCTGATTCCTTTGTTATtattcacacatttatattcttcttcttcatctttagTCAGCTTTGAACTTTTCGTTCTGTCATTTGAGCTCTTTTTCCCTACTCCACTCCAACACAGTTTTGAATAAATGGTGTCAGTCATGCTATGCCTCTGGCCTGGTGATGATACATACAAAGAGTCAcgcatgcagacacacacatatatgcaaacacacacgaacacacatatccacacatttacacaaaactCCCAGCTGGTTACTTGTTGTAGGTGGAGCGGGGAAAGCCTGTTTGTCCAGTCATGCAGTACTAGTGTGGAGgtggaaagggagagagggatgcGGGATCCAAAACTTGAAAGCGAGTGGAGGCGGTGTTGAATAACATGGACATCCTCAGGCTCTTCATGTTTTCTCCGCctatctgtttgtctttctgacTGTCACTTTGTCCGTCTGTTTAATactgatgtcattttttttttattaaggaaCTTTTCATGTGTTTGTCTGTGGCAGACTGACAGAAAACAAAGTACTGTTCATATGCATTTTTGCTTTTGAAGGTACAAACAACGTAAATGTGTCTTTAAAGGTAAAACAGAGCCCTTAAAGTAATCTATTTGACTCAGTGACTCATTTTTAACCCCAGCTTAGTCTGAGAGTGAAAGCACCTTCCTATATATACACTCTTAAGTGTTAGTACTGTATGGTTCAATGTACATTAAATACAGTGTAGGTGAAATCATGAACTTTTAACTTTACTAACTTACCAAAGAGCACTTCATGAAGCCGGAAGATGATGCTTAGGAGTgaccatttattatttaatatttataaatataaatttattttatatcttcTGTGTACCAAGTATTTATAAGTTCTGTGTACCAGTCATTCCCTATCAGAAACGGTTCCAAATcaattatccagtgaacccttaaagaaccattCATTTCGAAAAGTGTACGGTACGGACCCCACTTGCAGAGTCAGAGCTCTAGAGTGGATAATCTCTCCTGTGTAAAGTATGACTCTGCCACTAAAAGCTTCTCTCCATGAAAGGCGCAAGAAAACCACTCCCAAATGATGCCAAGAAACGAGCCACGTGCACACTTCTCTCCGGTCCTATCCTCCTCTTCTCGGTCCAGTCATCATTAACAGGCTTGGTGCCCGCTCTCTCCCGTCCCCGCCCCTCCCGTTGTCTTGTGCGCGCGCGACTCAATGACCGTAACGTGAGACTGTGGACCAATCTGCGCACAGCCCGACTTCCCTCTAGCCTTATCGGTTGCGCGCGCTCTCGAAGGACGCATACACTCGTTTACATCCTCCACTCCTCGCTCCCCTGTGTGCACGTGCGCGCGCTTTCTcctgggttgccagattggttgTACTTTTTTCCAGTGTATTAAcagtttaaaacacattaaaaattcaATATAAGTCAATACATAATCACACTTtccttttttaaacactttactTTTTtacacttcattaaaaaaaacatctacagAGCGCAAAGCTTTACAGAATGCGCTCAAAATTAGTTACCTACAGGCAGTATCCAACTCCATAGCTATCATTCCTTTACGGTTGGGAGGAAGGAACACCGAGTAATCTGGCAACACCGCCCCTCCTCTTCCGTTCTTCCACCCCCTCGCTCGAGCCTGACCCGGTTGATGACGTAGGAGAGATTCCGTGGTGCCCACCGACGTAGGCGCCGCGCCGCCGGGCGACTATAAACGGCAGCCGGTGCAAGCTTTCGGCACTCGCTCTCATCAGTCGCTCCGACTCAGGAACCAGAGCATCAGCGGAGATAGCAAGGAACCGTTCGCCTCCTTACGGCTAACTCGCTTTCGTCTTTGGTTCGGAATGGAAACTTCTGCCTTTACGCGGAGCCGACGAAGCTCCATGGCGCATGACTTTAAGAGTAAGtaccttctgcagtttgcttaTTTCTTAGGCTGTTCTGTATTGCAAATTTCTCTTGCACTAAAAGTTTATTCTCATGTTGATCActgtatttaactttttttgtaataaatgcGTAAATTAATATGTGTTACGCACAGTGAAGAAATACCTTTCAAAGTAGTGTAAAGTAATTTTGCATAACCATTATGActggtttcttttattttgcataAGCATTTAGTCTAAACATGTCAATGTTAAGAATTGTTCAGAAGTTGAATACTTCTTGTTCAGTATAAGATGACTTTTATGGGGTTTTGCCTGATAGGTTTATTGTGAAACAGAGATTGAACCGAGCATTAGAACCTAGAACATGCTTCAGAGACATGCTTTGCTGCATGCTTTTAATCTGAGCTTTTATCTAAACAGTGATTTTAAAGTCTGAGCTCATTTCTTAATGGAACATGTTATGTGTGTTTTCGTAGGTGGTCTCTCGCTCTGGCTGGTGGTCTGGTTGGTTGTGGTTAAGCCTGCACCTGTGCAGAGCTGCCCACACCTGTGCGTGTGCTACCCATCTCCCATGACCGTGAGCTGCCAGGCGCAGAACTTCACCTTTGTTCCAAGCGGTGTCCCCTACGAGTCACAGCGCGTCTTTCTGCAGAACAATCGCATCACAGAGCTGAGAGTGGGCTCCTTTGGCTTTGGGACTCAGGTAtgtaagagagagtgtgagactgtgtgagtgagtatttCTCTTGTaaagcattaaatgtaaatgtattaccTTTCAACTAATTCTCTATTCTCACCTCTCCTCTacctctcttcctcttctaTTCATTTTCTCACTACTTCCCACCTCTTTCTGTGCTGTCTATCTCAATTTTCTCTACTTTAATCCATTCTTTCTTGACCACCATGTGGTCTTTCACAACTTTCCCATTCATTCacctcttcctttctcttcctGCTCATCCTACCTTGTTTATTCTTCTCTTCACACCCACCACTCTACCCCTTTGCCACCATCCTTATTTCCTTCACCCTCTCCACCATTCTTTCTTGCATCCTCTCTCTTCTACTCTTTAGGTTCTGTGGCTCTTCTCTAACAACATTACCTGGATTGAGGCTGGTGCTTTCAGTGAGCTACGTGATCTGGAGGAGCTGGATCTGGGTGATAACCCTCACCTGCGCCGCCTGGAGGGTGGAGCTTTCCGTGGGTTGGAGAAGCTGCAGAGTCTCCACATGCATCGCTGTCGTTTGGCCGCCCTCCCCCATGACATCTTCCACAATCTCTACAGTTTGCAGTACCTATATCTGCAAGAGAACCAGCTCCACTTCCTCCATGATGACCTGTTCGCTGATCTTATCAACCTCAGCCAGCTCTACCTGCATGGCAACCGCATCCGCACGCTGTCCGAGAATGTGTTCCGTGGCCTGGTCAACCTGGACCGCCTGCTGCTGCACGACAATCGCATCCGGCAGGTCAACCGCCGCGCCTTCCGTGACCTGGGCCGCCTTACCATGCTCTTCCTTTTCAACAACTCATTGGCTGAGCTGCCCGGCCAGGCAATGCGTGATGTGGAGTCCATCGAGTTCCTGCGGCTCAACAACAATCCCTGGGCCTGTGGTTGTGAGGCTCGTCCACTCTGGGAGTTCTTCAGATCCAACCGAGTCTCCAGTTCTGAGCTTCTCTGTGCCTCTCCTGCACCCCGCCGTGGCCTGGACCTCCGCTTCCTGCGTGAGATGGACTTTGCCCTGTGCCCCCTGCCAGACCCTGGCTCCCTGGCTGGAACCACCACCACTACCTTCAGCACCAAGACCCGCTGGTGGTTCTCCAAACACAAGCCTGTCAGCTCCACCAAGGGTATCTTTGAGAAGAGCTCAGAAATCGTGAAAGCCCATCCCTACTCCGGTGGCAAaccttcaatcacatctacatCCACAAAGTACGAGCTGGGCGAGGAAGAGGCACTGCTTCCTAAGTTGGAAAAAGAAGAGTATTGGGCCAACTATGGCAATGAGGATGCAGGTATCACCTCGCTGCGCTGCTTTGAAGTGGAATGCCCTGACTTTGACACCATTCCCCCGTTCTCTTCTTCATCTACTTCCTTACCTTCCACTCTCTTGCTAGTTGTTATGTCCATCCTGACTGTATCTATCCATCTCCTCTTTGGTTGAATCTTTGTATCTTAGTAAGGGATCTTGATCCCACATTGCTTCTTCCCCTCTTTGGAGGAACGAAGACCCCGTTTACTCAATCTAACTCTCACATACCTGATTCCTGTTTAACTTCTACCTGACCTGTATCTCTGTTCTGTTCAGTTTGAGCCTCTAGGCTATCTAGGCAACTAGAGGGCACTACACTGATTTAGGATACAGTAGGGGAAGCAGGGAATTCAGGGCAGGTACTGCAGTGCAGGCCCTTATCACAATGGAAGGTAATGATAGCTACTACCAGAAGGCTTTATTAGTCAACAGGTACACTGTCCTCCTTCCTTGTGGACATTTCATATATATCACAGTCTGTATGGACTGGGGATATATGGTTCCATCCTAGATTTATGTACAACATTTGTATACTTCTGCCATTTTTGGCTGCTATTAGTGCTATTTTGGCTATTGTAAATGCTGCTTGTGATGGTCCTATGACTATAACTGTCTTTATAATTGCAGCTAATACTGTTACTCAAAGTGCTACAGTTTCAGTGCTACTATTGGCACTGCTTACAGTAATGTTAGGTAGACATGATTTCAAACACTATACTGGTTTTATCAGTTAACGGTTTTAACAGTTCttcagattacattacattttaatcaaTAGATGGACTGTCCAATGTCAGTCATTATATAACATATGTCAAAGGATATCAAAAGGAAAGGATACAGGGAAAGAAGAGTGATGGAGTGTGACAGCACAAAGCAAATGTGTCAGCAGTGGTGAGGAAAAGGTCTGTGTAAGAATAatcagaaaaaagagagaaagacagcaagTAACATAtggagagagcaagacagacagagagagagagcaagagagagagagagagagagagaataagacaACATTTCTAAGACAGAGAAATGCAGGAAAACATTTGTCTTTTGTCTTCTCATTTGTTTCTTAACAGCAATTAAGATATCAGAAACATCCTGTAAATAtatcatgacatcatcatcaacagGAAAGCTGTACATAATGCAAAGAAACATGTTGTCTCATGTTTACTGATCTGTTGGTTTATGTTTACTGATCTCTGATTGGTTCAGAATGTGATATAATTTCTGTTGTCAGTGATTGATAAGATCAGCAAGAACTGATGTGAATGAATTTGCTTCATGTATTTTATGTTAAACTTTGtcatggacatttttttttcttcacttttttgctttttttaaacaaatataaacaaatttgtCTATTAATTTGCTCACTGTGAGACTCTCCTTTTCACCTCTTAGACCTTCAAAGCGTGTATAACTTCatacttaaaaacaaaaacaacattatatGAGAACCTCATACCAAGACTACAACTAACCAACTAATCTATCTCCCAAAAGGCTTTCAAtcaatggataaaaaaaattaattctgaaGAAAAATCGAAGACTTGAAAGAAATCAGTGAGAATGGACACAAACACTCAAACAGTGTGACTGGACTGATAGTAGGAGGAAGAGAGTTGACTAATGAACTGACTAATGTCTTGACATTTGGCACTTTGTCCAACACCAGAAACCATTGTGTTAGAGAATATTACTGGTGATATTAGGGGATGGGGTGTTACATAGGAGGCTGAAGAAGGCAGTTAatcttttgtttggtttgttcacCTATACAGTCCTACTTTCCTTCTTCAAATTCATGTAGGAGTAAGCATACAATTTCTCTTCTCGatcatcttctcttctcctcaaaaaaaaaaaacttagcaTTTGAACTTTCTCCAGCTGTGCTATTGAATCCTTAGGGTGTTTATTCctcactttctcactgtctGCCTGAAGAGGTGTGAAGGATCCAgcaacgagagagagaggaagagaaaattTTAGAGGGAATTGGTTGTCTTTAATGTAGTGCAGAAATGGAACAGTTAAGGTGAAAAGAGCAAGGACACATGAACAGAACAAGCGCGatagtgtgtatgagagagagagagagagagagagagagggggagtaTAAAGCAGGGGTGGATGTGGGTGGCAGTGTGAGATAGAGAAATGCtcagaggaaaacagagagatgagaaactgagatgagaaaaaaaaccttaatgTCCTGCAGCATCACATGCTGAAGATGTCTGACTGAGAGAAGTGTGATGCAAGAGAACATTTATTATCCTGAACCTCAggtagaattttattttaaatagatagcattttattttaacgGTCTGTTTGAGCAATATTCTCCCATGTCTGTAATTGTGTTTTCACAAGAGGTTTGAATGTTGTCATGACAAAGTTAGTCTgtgcattctttatttattttcaatatgtAACATGTTATGGATGTAATGCAAACTACAGCTATAAGGGTATGGTCAAACTGCAAAGAGGTGCTCTCGGGGGACCTTGGTTTTTATTCTTCAGGGCTCTCATAGATGACCAAAGCTTAGTTATACCTTTTAACCcaaagtatgtgtgtgtctgtgtgtgattgaatgaatgagtgtcAACCAATTAATGCTGTCTTTTCagcaaaatgagaaataaatgacTATCTCTGCTTTTCAACTTAATTTCGTGTGGGAGTCTCTTTTTGTACTCTGGAGAACAATTCACATGTTCACAattggttacacacacacaaacacacacacacacacacacacacatgtacatattatatatatatatatatatatatatatatatatatatatatatatatatatatatatatatacagtgtacacaataatacaaacagaaatgattattaAAAAGGAGTTCAACAACTGATTTATACACTCAGAGACAATAAAGAGATGCTTATGCTGTCAACAAGTCTGTCtgccagtctgtctgtctctctttgtctctcttgctcgctctctctctctctctcgccctctctctctctcgccctctctctctctgtctgcgtAAGCTATCCTAGATAGAGCAGCTAAATTGCAAGGCCAAATTTCAGTCTCTCAGCATGAGCCAAGCAAACAGTGCCCCCTCACCAACCCACTCACCATCTGTGAGCCTACTGGCCAATAGCCACGCCAGTCAACAGCAAGACACAATGGATTGGCTGAAGAAGGAGGAGCATGCTGACGATTGATGAATATTAGTGACGATCGCTCTGGTGACTAACTGGCTAAGTGAATGGAGTGAACGAAGAAAGGAGAAAGTGAGAAATATGAGAGGGGGTTTGGGGGTAGGAAGGAGTGAAGATGATCTTTTTCAGGGAGCGGACGTTGGGATTTGTCAGATTGAACTGCGAGCTGGAAGTTCGCCCACACGTGAAACATACGTACATGAActgtgatgttgcttccacacAAAACTTTATACATTCACGTCATATTGCAGttattgatcacacacacacgcacacacacacacacacacacatacattgcGAGCCATTTTTGCAGGGACTTATCACTGcactttttgtgtaattgtgtgCATGTAGCTGTATGTGTTTTGCAATcatctatacaaatatatacacaggtacacacactaacataaaTCATTCAACATGCAGGTTGATCACAGCAAACTGACGCTGATTAGTTCTTGCTGTGTTAAACATTTATGTTAATGTTCTCATACTTTATCATATTTTATCTAGCATGAAgatcaaatctctctctctctctctctctctctctctctctctcccactttcccTCCATCTTTCTGGCCAGCTAACGCATTCTCACATTTTCACACCCTCCCTCCTTTTGATGATTTACGTCAGTGTCGCCAtctcctctttctgtctttggTTCTGTTGGCTCGCACAttttccatctatctatctaaatatctatctatctatctatctatctatctatctatctgtatttctatctatctatctaatcatcAGTTTCCTTTTGCCGTGCATCATATCTGAGAATTCAGTTTTCATACTCTTAAAGAGGACATTggagctttatttttatttctctgtctgtttatctgtctgtctgtctgtctgtcttttcctGGCTTTGTCTTCTGGGTTTAATTACGTATTCATTAAAAGTAAagcttaggttttttttttgttcctcagGCAGTGTGTTAAGGAATTTGAGCTCCTTCTTTTGAACACTTTCTCATTATCTGTGTGGTTTGTCCTGCATTTGTCTGTCTAATACCAGGAGGAAACtggaagaaaaagagagcgaaGCGAGAGAGTGAAGCCAGATCtgagtgggtgtttttttttaaaaggtccAACATTTTTTCACTGTTTCACTTCACTGCACACACTGGGCTCAGCTCAGTGGGTCTGTTTCATCGTCTCTAAATCTGAtactcaccaaaaaaaaacccccaaaccatATACCACACTGTTACAGTGttcagagaagaagaaaaaaagggtgCATGAAAAATTGcatgaaaaagtaaaaatgggCAGTGAGTGcagaaaaatggatggaattcaagaaagggaggaggagaagaggagtgAGAGAAGTGAGAATTTTGAGTCACATTCTTGGATGGcttaattgcaaaaaaaaaaaaaaacctttggaAGCCTTACGAAGTGTCAGTGTTCACTTCGTAAgcctcccaaacacacacacacacacacacacacacacacacacacacacacattgcatttGTCCTGCAGCGAGGCAGACGGTTTTAAATGGGGTGCGTCATCACTCGTCATTGAAGTGGTGGAACTCAAGTGGAGGATTCACGTGTCTCTGCCACTTGTGCACAAACACATAAGTATGGAGTAAAGTAGTGTGTCtgaacaagacaaaaagctcTGATCTATCATTCCTCCTGGGCCATTTCAGAGTGAGAAAAAACAATCCATACAAATAGActtagaaaattattattattattattattattattattattattattattatgttcatAGGAACAGTGTGCAGCAAAGGATGGGGATCACAGAATCCAATGTTACGTGTCTGCAAGTCTGCatgtatctttcacctggatAGTGGATATAATGTGCCTTTAAAAAGGTACAATAATGGACAATAATTAGTTGTAAGCTTAAAGCATTAATGTTTAACTACATGCACCTGTCTAGGTAAAAGACACATAGGTACAAAAGGGACAAAAGATGCACCTTTGAAGGAACCACCCGagcaacaaggaaaggtacTGTTTATTAGAACATACCACATGGAACATGGTGGAACAATAATCCAGAGGCACTGTACCCACAGTTATAGTCAGCCTTAAAGTCTTCAAAGCAAcactattcatccatccatctgttttccatactgcttatcctacacagggtagcggggagcctggaggctatctcagggaactcaaggcgggggacacaaggcgggggacaccctggaggtGGTGCCATCCTACTAAAGggattcacacactatggacaatttggatataccaatcagcctacaatgcatgtatttggactggaggaggaaaccggagtacctggaggaaactgaagtacccagaggaaacccagagagaacatgcaaactctgcacatacaGGGCAGAAGCAGGGttcaaatatatgtatatattattaaagaTATAACAGACAATAAAGGTTTGAGTAAATGCTTCTAACAATACTGTATAACTAACTAATTCaccatgtgtgcatgtgcatctAAAAAATTGATTTATATTAATCAGTCTAACCGTAGGGATGAGACAGTGGCATGGCAAGTAACGTTTTTGCTCCACAGCTCAGTCCTGAgcttgtgtttcattttgttctgatcagaaatgatatttttatattcccagaaatgtgtatgtatttttaacattttcagaGCATCCTATTACTttacagtgtgtttttatttatttttttttttgcttgcataagtgtaggaaaaaaaacacttcctacattgtttttctttccatcaTTCCATGTTTGAAATCAtggctatagcagctatacagAATAATGCCATATCATACTGTAGCCAGGTGTGCAGGAAGTGACCAATTGTGGACAGGAATTTAGGCCTACTGAGAAAATGCTTAGGCTACATTCTTAAAATCACACTGGAACAGCAAAATAGCATTATTAACCTGTCAAGCACTTTTTCAAATAACAGTTTCACTCTGGGACAATTTagagtgattgtgtgtgtgtgtgtgtgtgtgtgtgtgtgtgtgtgttactgattACATTCAATGAAAAATTGCTtctatttcaattttttttttttttgttgttcactGTAAAGTTTCTAGTCCCTGGTgcagagtttctgtgcatgttctctccctgcccatatgggtttcctctgggttttccggtttcctcccacctcctaaaaataTGCTATTATGTAcattggctaagataaattgcccatagatgtgaatgagtgtgtgaatgtgtgtgtgcattcccAGACCAGGAAACAGCAGTTActctgtgtctgtgcatgtgtgtgtggatgtgtgtgtgagtgaatggctAACTGTTACGTAATGAGTATctggatggatgcaagtgcagttaacgGTTTTATTAAAAGGAGATCTAAACAAATCTAAAATGTGAAACACTGACATGGTCAAAACACGCATAGGGTCAGGCGAACTGTGAACAGAATAAACTAGGCTAGAAAAGGAACAGAACAATGAGGAAGAGAACCGGATCAAAAAGCATGAATATGCAGAACGTGGACCCCGTGACTTGGTATACGTTAAACACGTAATACTTCGCGCTGAAAATAgaaacacgaggggtttaaataacaaatgtaatcaggggtgagacaaaacagctctgattaATGAGAGCATGTGAGGGAGACAtccaataacataacaggggtggagacaggacataaaccgtAACAAATACACGTGTAAGACGTTAAACAGAGTCAATGACCCTGAACCCAGCTTCAGAGAGCGCTGCTCGAGGGGAAATCCTGACACTAACCATAATCATATACATCTGATTGTAACATTCAAACACTCTGAAGGCTTTAAATGAAACAATTGTTGtgaaacaaaaagacacaatCAATTGTCTTCAGTGTGCTGTTTTGTCCTGGTGTAGAATGAGAttgtgtttaaagtgtttagAGACAGCTGGAAGCTTGCTGCTATCAACCACAAAAAGGCTCTAAAGGctcttttttaaacagattggAACAGACAAAGCAGCTTAAAGGCTTCGTTTgcctttgatttatttattttttatcccaGAAGAAGGAAAGGGATTTAATCACAGTTTATCAGGCAACATGTTGTTGTCTACACTCTGTGATTTGTTGTGAGTTTAATAACTAATGAACTAATTATTTTGTTAGTTGATTCATTTACTTTATCTCTAAGTGATTTCAAGATGCCAGACTAATGAAGATATCAAATTTCTAATATTCAGGCAGGATTTAAAATCTGATCTGGATTGTTTAAATTCTGCTctatagtaattttttttagaagttaGTTGTTTTCACTCCTGATAAAATGACTTGCTACAAATATCAGCAGATCTACGAATTTTAAAGCAATAATCCTGTTTAAGTCCTCTTCTTACTCTAATTTGGaagatttaatttttaaatatcaaaaaaaaaaaaaaaacttgaatatGTTCTCCCCTGGAAAACATGTGATTTTTTAATCAGTGAACACATTAATTGTTAGTAATTAGtgcttaaagaaagaaaataaaatcatgttggaaaatgaataaattaataacaagaaaacgccttgttaatgagagaggtcagaggttcAAGCTGATAGGAAAGCTATAAACATTCTTTatttgaacagaaaagcatatcaGAAAGAagcaacatgtcaaaccttgaggaaGTAGAAAGACATATCAGGGTTAcgctcctgtcagtcaagagcAGGAATCTGCAGACTGGTAAAACACTGCCTGATGATTCTCCTCTGACTTCCCCACCAATAAGGTGTTTTTACCTGTGGATCTGCCAATCACTGGatgtgtttttggtgttttcTTCACCATTCTTTCTAAACTCTactgactgttgtgtgtgaaaatcccaggagatcagcagcttctgaaatacacaaaccagccAATCTGATACCAATAATCATACCACAGTtacagtcactgagatcatTTTTCCTCCCATTcttatgtttgatgtgaacattaactgaagacctgtctctgcataattttatgcactgcactgctgccacatgattggctgattggataattgcatgaatgagcagagtGTAATGTGAATGGTGAGTGTAATGTGTCCAAACCATTGACTGGTAGTTTATATTCTACTGTATATCATACAACCACAGAGAACCATGTGTCTTAACTATCAAGTAAACATCTGCAAGTAATATTTGTCAGTAATAGATATCACAGTATTGTGTAAAGCACACTGAAGATGCCTTACCTGAAGAATAGCACAGCTTCTTCACTAGTTCATTTGCTTTTCCCTATCTAGTgtaattttagttttaaatttcCTCTGCATTTTATGGAGAGGCTGAGAGAGTTAATGGGCTGAGAAATGCTTTCATGTTGTATAATTGCATTTTGGATTTCCCATAGCTTGCTGGCATTGTTTGCTATCACCATATTGCAGAATCCTTCTTGTTACTGAGCCGTGAAAACTGCTGTTATGCCACAAACATGAGGACGTTATATAATTCTATAAAGTACATACAGTGTAGTACGGCAAAATCCCAGTAGAATAATGAATACAGTTAAATTAAGTCAGTATCTTCTTTATGGATTTTGCAGCATGTATTGTCTGAATACCAGTTTACCAGAATATCATAAggatacagtatttattatatGAGTACACACATATTTTTGCCATCACGAATGTCTGAATTGTTGATGATGC encodes:
- the rtn4rl2a gene encoding reticulon-4 receptor-like 2a, which produces METSAFTRSRRSSMAHDFKSGLSLWLVVWLVVVKPAPVQSCPHLCVCYPSPMTVSCQAQNFTFVPSGVPYESQRVFLQNNRITELRVGSFGFGTQVLWLFSNNITWIEAGAFSELRDLEELDLGDNPHLRRLEGGAFRGLEKLQSLHMHRCRLAALPHDIFHNLYSLQYLYLQENQLHFLHDDLFADLINLSQLYLHGNRIRTLSENVFRGLVNLDRLLLHDNRIRQVNRRAFRDLGRLTMLFLFNNSLAELPGQAMRDVESIEFLRLNNNPWACGCEARPLWEFFRSNRVSSSELLCASPAPRRGLDLRFLREMDFALCPLPDPGSLAGTTTTTFSTKTRWWFSKHKPVSSTKGIFEKSSEIVKAHPYSGGKPSITSTSTKYELGEEEALLPKLEKEEYWANYGNEDAGITSLRCFEVECPDFDTIPPFSSSSTSLPSTLLLVVMSILTVSIHLLFG